A part of Myxococcus landrumus genomic DNA contains:
- a CDS encoding EF-hand domain-containing protein — MATKKRKSSAAKKSSRRASTAKKPATKKSAARKATAKKPATRKSAAKKGSAKKSSPAKKGAARKSAAKKGAARKSTTAKKKTGTSVRGGKKAASASTPRTARLSPPRETPAPVEVSIVAWAEPVEEDTAFEEQVETSSAGLQPLAPEHAAVDELTSSGNELLDIFQRYDRNRTGAIERGEFARLLEALGQNVTDEELEIALDIVDTDNTGRISWSEFKVWWNSR; from the coding sequence ATGGCGACGAAGAAACGCAAGTCGAGTGCTGCGAAGAAGTCATCCCGGCGCGCCTCCACCGCGAAGAAGCCCGCGACGAAGAAGTCCGCGGCACGAAAGGCGACCGCGAAGAAGCCCGCGACGCGAAAGAGCGCCGCGAAGAAGGGCTCGGCGAAGAAGAGCTCGCCGGCGAAGAAGGGAGCAGCTCGCAAGAGCGCCGCGAAGAAGGGCGCGGCTCGCAAGAGCACCACCGCGAAGAAGAAGACCGGCACCAGCGTGCGAGGTGGCAAGAAGGCCGCGAGTGCGTCCACGCCACGCACCGCCAGGCTGTCCCCCCCTCGGGAGACACCCGCTCCCGTGGAGGTCTCCATCGTGGCGTGGGCGGAGCCAGTGGAGGAGGACACTGCGTTCGAGGAGCAGGTGGAGACCTCGTCCGCGGGCCTCCAGCCCCTCGCCCCCGAGCACGCGGCGGTGGATGAGCTGACCAGCTCCGGCAACGAGCTGCTCGACATCTTCCAGCGCTATGACCGCAACCGGACCGGCGCCATCGAGCGCGGGGAGTTCGCGCGGCTGCTGGAGGCGCTCGGGCAGAACGTCACGGACGAGGAGCTGGAGATCGCCCTCGACATCGTCGACACGGACAACACGGGGCGGATCTCCTGGAGCGAGTTCAAGGTCTGGTGGAACAGCCGCTAG
- a CDS encoding zinc-dependent alcohol dehydrogenase family protein, whose protein sequence is MKAYEIRGKFGLENLVACERPDPTPGPFQVRVRVKATSLNSRDLMMVEGRYNPSLKLPLIPNSDGAGVVDEVGPGVTRVKPGDRVMGTFSQAWVAGEPSRAVHQNALGGPLDGALADTMVLREEGVVATPDYLTDEEAATLPCAAVTAWSALVTHGALKAGDVVLLQGTGGVSIFALQIAKLMGARIIITSSRDEKLERARALGAHDVINYVTTPDWEKVARGLTKNVGVDHVVEVGGAGTFEKSLRAVRPGGTVSVIGVLSGGAATAPLTPILMQNLRVQGVVVGHRESFEALVRAFTQHSVRPVVDRVFPFEEAVAAFHHLKSGAHFGKVVVRVG, encoded by the coding sequence ATGAAGGCCTACGAGATTCGCGGGAAGTTCGGGCTGGAGAACCTGGTGGCGTGTGAGCGGCCGGACCCCACGCCGGGACCGTTTCAGGTGCGGGTGCGCGTGAAGGCCACGAGCCTCAACTCCCGCGACTTGATGATGGTGGAGGGCCGCTACAACCCCTCGCTGAAGCTGCCGTTGATTCCGAACTCGGATGGCGCGGGAGTGGTGGACGAGGTGGGGCCGGGGGTGACGCGCGTGAAGCCGGGGGACCGGGTGATGGGCACCTTCTCCCAGGCGTGGGTTGCGGGAGAGCCCTCGCGTGCGGTGCATCAGAACGCGCTGGGTGGGCCGCTGGATGGTGCGTTGGCGGACACGATGGTGCTCCGGGAAGAGGGCGTGGTGGCGACGCCGGACTATCTGACCGATGAAGAAGCGGCCACGCTCCCTTGCGCGGCGGTGACGGCGTGGAGCGCGCTGGTGACGCACGGTGCGCTGAAGGCCGGGGATGTGGTGTTGCTCCAGGGGACGGGTGGGGTCTCCATCTTCGCGCTGCAGATCGCGAAGCTGATGGGGGCGCGCATCATCATCACTTCCAGCCGGGACGAGAAGTTGGAGAGGGCGCGTGCGCTCGGTGCGCATGACGTCATCAACTACGTCACGACGCCGGACTGGGAGAAGGTGGCGCGCGGCCTCACGAAGAACGTGGGGGTGGATCACGTCGTGGAGGTCGGAGGGGCCGGGACGTTCGAGAAGTCACTGCGCGCGGTGCGGCCGGGAGGCACGGTGTCCGTCATCGGCGTGCTGAGTGGTGGTGCGGCGACGGCGCCGCTGACGCCGATTCTCATGCAGAACCTGCGGGTGCAGGGGGTTGTCGTGGGGCATCGCGAGAGCTTCGAGGCGCTCGTGCGCGCCTTCACGCAGCATTCGGTGCGTCCGGTGGTGGACCGCGTCTTCCCGTTCGAGGAGGCGGTGGCGGCGTTCCACCACCTCAAGAGTGGCGCCCACTTCGGGAAGGTCGTGGTTCGCGTGGGCTGA
- a CDS encoding putative toxin-antitoxin system toxin component, PIN family — protein sequence MTPAMPPLSVVLDTNVVLDLYVFEDPATGVLREALEEGRVVAWVEEGMLAELGFVLASRNFLPGREVEARRTALERYRARARLLREGEGAPAPELPRCKDRDDQRFLVLAARARASWLVSKDKRVLSMADRRELPFTILTLRQAVARLEAERG from the coding sequence ATGACTCCCGCGATGCCGCCCCTGTCCGTGGTGCTCGACACCAATGTGGTCCTGGACCTCTACGTCTTCGAGGACCCCGCCACGGGGGTGTTGAGGGAGGCGCTGGAGGAGGGGCGGGTGGTGGCGTGGGTGGAGGAGGGGATGCTGGCGGAGCTGGGCTTCGTGCTCGCCTCGCGCAACTTCCTGCCGGGGCGGGAGGTGGAGGCGCGGCGGACGGCGCTCGAGCGCTATCGGGCCCGGGCGCGGTTGCTTCGCGAGGGGGAGGGGGCGCCCGCGCCGGAGCTGCCTCGGTGCAAGGACCGGGATGACCAGCGGTTCCTGGTGTTGGCCGCGCGGGCCCGGGCGAGTTGGCTGGTGAGCAAGGACAAGCGCGTCCTCTCGATGGCGGACCGGCGCGAGCTGCCCTTCACCATCCTCACGCTGCGGCAGGCGGTGGCGCGGCTCGAAGCCGAGCGCGGCTGA
- a CDS encoding DEAD/DEAH box helicase has product MSESFERLGLSQATLGALRRVRFTQPTPIQAQAIPPALAGKDVIGCAATGTGKTAAYVLPLVERFASKKGTLALVLAPTRELVQQISEPVQVFAEARGLTQTVIIGGEDMGAQVEALQAHPTFVLATPGRLVDLLDTGAARFPKLEALVLDEADRMLDMGFLPQLQRILSALPRKRQTLLFSATLGADVGRFAREQLVRPVRVAVTRSGTPAERAEQRLYIVKPEEKSALLLSLLAQDSTTALVFTKSKERADKVLRTLQRAGHKSAVLHADRTQNQRRQALEGFRKGTYRCLVATDIAARGLDVEDVGQVINFDLPHSPEDYVHRIGRTARAQASGVASTFATSRDKDVVERIERIMRGQIPRVPVPREDPVFQEAWTHFLASQKDPGPPQQDPARRAPEQPEGRHARTHRKPRRD; this is encoded by the coding sequence GTGAGTGAATCCTTCGAACGGCTCGGACTGTCTCAAGCCACCCTCGGCGCACTGCGCCGGGTGCGCTTCACCCAGCCCACGCCCATCCAGGCCCAGGCCATCCCCCCCGCCCTCGCCGGCAAGGACGTCATCGGCTGCGCGGCCACGGGCACCGGCAAGACGGCCGCCTATGTGCTCCCCCTCGTGGAGCGCTTCGCGAGCAAGAAGGGCACGCTCGCACTGGTCCTCGCGCCCACCCGCGAGCTCGTGCAGCAGATCTCCGAACCCGTCCAGGTCTTCGCCGAGGCCCGAGGCCTCACCCAGACGGTCATCATCGGCGGCGAGGACATGGGCGCCCAGGTCGAGGCCCTCCAAGCCCACCCCACCTTCGTCCTCGCCACCCCCGGCCGGCTGGTGGACCTGCTCGACACCGGAGCCGCCCGCTTCCCCAAGCTGGAGGCCCTGGTCCTCGATGAAGCGGACCGGATGCTCGACATGGGCTTCCTGCCGCAGCTCCAGCGCATCCTCTCCGCGCTGCCTCGCAAGCGACAGACGCTGCTGTTCTCCGCGACGCTGGGCGCGGACGTGGGGCGCTTCGCCCGCGAGCAGCTCGTCCGTCCGGTGCGCGTGGCCGTCACCCGCAGCGGCACGCCCGCCGAGCGCGCCGAGCAGCGGCTCTACATCGTCAAGCCCGAGGAGAAGTCCGCGCTCCTGCTCTCCCTCCTGGCCCAGGACAGCACCACGGCGCTCGTCTTCACGAAGTCGAAGGAGCGCGCGGACAAGGTCCTCCGCACCCTCCAGCGCGCGGGCCACAAGAGCGCGGTGCTGCACGCGGACCGGACGCAGAACCAGCGCCGGCAGGCACTCGAGGGCTTCCGCAAGGGGACGTACCGGTGCCTCGTGGCCACGGACATCGCCGCGCGCGGGCTCGACGTGGAGGACGTGGGCCAGGTCATCAACTTCGACCTGCCCCACTCCCCCGAGGACTACGTCCACCGCATCGGCCGCACCGCGCGCGCGCAGGCCAGCGGCGTGGCCTCCACGTTCGCCACCTCGCGCGACAAGGACGTCGTGGAGCGCATCGAGCGCATCATGCGGGGACAGATTCCCCGCGTCCCCGTGCCCCGCGAGGACCCCGTGTTCCAGGAGGCCTGGACCCACTTCCTCGCCTCGCAGAAGGACCCGGGCCCGCCGCAGCAGGACCCCGCGCGGCGCGCACCGGAACAACCCGAGGGACGCCACGCCCGCACGCACCGCAAGCCCCGCCGCGATTGA
- a CDS encoding alpha-ketoglutarate-dependent dioxygenase AlkB: MALPPRRGPSLAHKARQRSPGHHYNASFLSSVDRADILTWLGGLHPLWEERYSKHFPPPPGQQQRRLLRPVYWLGNWQFACLDYYRPPKGVLNRCVKAEPFPAVLQRQVAKVEELARRMFRGPDLPKGWHLNTCLVNFYGSRLEEDRWVDTARVGEHKDFEPGPVASLSFGERALIQFVTSSRPGERDAVVLEQWLDDGSLELFGGKQWKEETFHRVQRVDTRGGHDLAPKLPDFRTRRINLTFRYVPDVHVTPFAELSAEAREDVRGYMEQLAKGSAFFRGELAREPRPSAP; this comes from the coding sequence ATGGCCCTACCCCCCCGCCGAGGCCCCTCGCTGGCCCACAAGGCCCGTCAGCGCAGCCCCGGCCACCACTACAACGCGAGCTTCCTGTCCTCGGTGGACCGGGCGGACATCCTGACCTGGCTGGGAGGGCTCCACCCGCTCTGGGAGGAGCGCTACTCCAAGCACTTCCCGCCGCCTCCGGGGCAGCAGCAGCGGCGCCTCCTGCGGCCCGTGTACTGGCTGGGCAACTGGCAGTTCGCCTGTCTGGACTACTACCGCCCCCCGAAGGGCGTGCTCAACCGGTGCGTGAAGGCGGAGCCCTTCCCGGCGGTGCTCCAGCGGCAGGTGGCGAAGGTGGAGGAGCTGGCGCGGCGCATGTTCCGCGGCCCGGACCTGCCCAAGGGCTGGCACCTCAACACCTGCCTGGTGAACTTCTACGGCAGCCGCCTGGAGGAAGACCGCTGGGTGGACACGGCCCGGGTGGGCGAGCACAAGGACTTCGAGCCGGGGCCGGTGGCCTCGCTGTCCTTCGGCGAGCGGGCGCTCATCCAGTTCGTCACGTCGAGCCGCCCGGGGGAGCGCGACGCGGTGGTGCTGGAGCAGTGGCTGGATGACGGCTCGCTGGAGCTGTTTGGCGGCAAGCAGTGGAAGGAGGAGACCTTCCACCGGGTGCAGCGGGTGGACACGCGCGGCGGCCATGACCTGGCGCCGAAGCTGCCGGACTTCCGGACGCGCCGCATCAACCTCACGTTCCGCTACGTGCCGGACGTCCACGTGACGCCGTTCGCGGAGCTGTCCGCCGAGGCGCGCGAGGACGTGCGCGGCTACATGGAGCAGCTCGCGAAGGGCAGTGCCTTCTTCCGCGGGGAGCTCGCGCGGGAGCCTCGGCCGTCAGCGCCCTGA
- a CDS encoding RNA polymerase sigma factor gives MSEDRLHTLYRTYGPSLYARCRQILGDDAAAADATQETFLRLHRQLDRAPDVPHALAWIYRVATNYCLNQARDRHRRALPVAEVPDVPGLDSERLLEDRDLARRLIATAPPKVAEVAWLHLADGMTQDEVAQVLGISRRTVVNRLADFHRHAHALAGRPPA, from the coding sequence ATGTCCGAAGATCGCCTCCACACGCTGTACCGCACCTACGGGCCCTCGCTCTACGCACGGTGCCGGCAGATTCTGGGTGATGACGCCGCGGCGGCGGACGCGACCCAGGAGACCTTCCTTCGCCTCCACCGGCAACTGGACCGCGCGCCGGATGTCCCCCATGCGTTGGCGTGGATCTACCGCGTCGCCACCAACTACTGCCTCAACCAGGCGAGGGACCGGCACCGCCGCGCCCTGCCCGTCGCCGAAGTACCGGATGTCCCAGGTCTTGATTCCGAGCGACTTCTGGAGGACCGGGACCTGGCCCGGCGCCTCATCGCCACGGCCCCCCCGAAAGTGGCGGAAGTCGCCTGGCTCCACCTCGCCGATGGAATGACGCAGGACGAGGTGGCCCAGGTGCTCGGAATCTCCCGCCGCACCGTCGTCAACCGCCTCGCTGACTTCCACCGGCATGCGCACGCGCTCGCCGGGAGGCCGCCCGCATGA
- a CDS encoding caspase family protein, whose amino-acid sequence MTVLRCLVLAAVLCATLPAQAGTRRIAVLVGHNVGSGARPPLRYAEADAVKLAGVLSELGDVATSDLIVLQGKDLATVRLALAAAARKVDAMRAVPDTRVVLLFYFSGHSDGVALELGTERLPYSDLRDWLKDTRADVRLAIVDSCRSGALLRFKGGRPGPSFELRLTDEVHSKGHALLTSSAEDELALESREVGGSLFTHHLVSGLRGAADASGDGLVTLAEAYQYAYVHTVSATADVLTGAQHPAYDYRLSGKGELVLTQLPSPGTALELPPDFERALLLRAGRGPVLAELGPGAVPRLAVPPGEYELRAWRGGQQYLGTVNASWGQVLKVGWEDLQPVGQKPLAGLAKGALTTEEGAAETSSHEAPSSGYVPSMAALMALSARPMNPESESQSWEMALVGDAVPSEQALSPAPLSAAPDTVVASPAAGGGVTRLPTPPEDFFPQSPNVKRELSMSMGVRHTVIEPAGALLTLRLEVSQAKARGLTFSLEMGKGARENNGEFISGVGMGYAWKKRGRHTELSLGLEASLQLVVQSTPGKTFWTVGPAAVPVASFGVYLMPELALLIGGRVPVVYMRVDGKNDLRVLPALDLGLRLPL is encoded by the coding sequence ATGACCGTCCTCCGCTGCCTCGTGCTCGCCGCCGTGTTGTGCGCCACCTTGCCGGCCCAGGCCGGCACCCGTCGCATCGCCGTGCTGGTGGGACACAACGTGGGCAGCGGAGCGCGTCCTCCCTTGCGCTATGCCGAAGCGGACGCCGTGAAGCTCGCGGGAGTCCTCTCGGAGCTGGGAGACGTGGCGACCTCGGACCTCATCGTCCTGCAGGGCAAGGACCTGGCCACGGTGCGTCTGGCATTGGCGGCCGCGGCGCGGAAGGTCGACGCCATGCGGGCCGTGCCGGACACGCGGGTGGTGCTGCTCTTCTACTTCTCCGGTCACTCGGACGGCGTGGCGTTGGAGCTGGGCACGGAGCGATTGCCCTACTCGGACCTGCGCGACTGGTTGAAGGACACTCGCGCGGATGTGCGGCTGGCCATCGTCGACAGCTGTCGCAGCGGCGCGTTGTTGCGGTTCAAGGGTGGGCGGCCCGGGCCCTCGTTCGAGCTGCGGCTGACGGACGAAGTCCATAGCAAGGGCCATGCGCTGCTGACCTCCAGCGCGGAGGATGAGCTGGCGTTGGAGTCGCGCGAGGTGGGCGGCTCGCTCTTCACGCACCATCTCGTCTCGGGCCTGCGAGGCGCCGCGGATGCGTCGGGGGACGGCCTGGTGACATTGGCGGAGGCGTACCAGTACGCGTATGTCCATACCGTCTCCGCGACGGCGGACGTGCTCACGGGCGCACAGCATCCGGCGTATGACTATCGGCTGTCGGGCAAGGGCGAGCTGGTGCTCACGCAGCTGCCGAGTCCCGGCACGGCGCTGGAGCTGCCGCCGGACTTCGAGCGCGCGTTGTTGCTGCGCGCGGGCCGAGGCCCCGTGCTCGCGGAGCTGGGGCCTGGAGCGGTGCCTCGGCTCGCGGTGCCGCCGGGAGAGTACGAGTTGCGCGCGTGGCGCGGGGGCCAGCAGTACCTCGGCACCGTGAACGCGTCCTGGGGACAGGTGCTCAAGGTGGGTTGGGAGGACCTCCAGCCAGTGGGACAGAAGCCCCTTGCGGGACTGGCGAAGGGAGCACTCACCACCGAGGAAGGCGCGGCCGAGACGTCATCACACGAGGCGCCGTCGAGCGGGTATGTGCCTTCGATGGCCGCGCTCATGGCGCTGTCCGCGCGGCCCATGAACCCGGAGTCGGAGTCCCAGTCCTGGGAGATGGCCCTGGTGGGTGATGCGGTCCCCAGTGAACAGGCGTTGTCTCCGGCGCCGCTGAGCGCGGCCCCCGATACCGTGGTGGCGAGTCCAGCCGCGGGGGGCGGAGTCACGCGGCTGCCCACCCCTCCCGAGGACTTCTTCCCGCAGTCGCCCAACGTCAAGCGGGAGCTGAGCATGTCGATGGGCGTGCGCCACACCGTGATTGAACCGGCGGGAGCCCTGCTGACCCTTCGCCTGGAGGTGTCGCAAGCCAAGGCCCGGGGCCTGACGTTCTCGCTGGAGATGGGCAAGGGTGCCCGCGAGAACAACGGGGAGTTCATCAGCGGCGTGGGGATGGGCTATGCGTGGAAGAAGCGGGGGCGCCACACGGAGCTCTCGCTGGGGCTCGAGGCGAGCTTGCAGCTCGTGGTGCAGTCCACTCCGGGGAAGACCTTCTGGACGGTCGGCCCGGCCGCGGTGCCCGTGGCATCCTTCGGGGTGTACCTCATGCCGGAGCTGGCGCTGCTCATCGGCGGCCGCGTGCCGGTCGTCTACATGCGCGTCGACGGCAAGAACGACCTTCGGGTCCTCCCCGCGCTGGACCTGGGGCTGAGGCTGCCCCTCTAG
- a CDS encoding penicillin-insensitive murein endopeptidase translates to MVPPSGGDAALASVRSPGLTAAPEQAPPAPAEAPAPTAAVPVVAVEGTAPGAQAPLSDESCALSAEDLEGDDDTAEAGDAEGDVGEGETPVVGGEVPTGPLYTADISDEELARRWKGDVAALGSMAVGFAHSGRLVNGVQFPKGDDWIVVSPEIAWGTQESIDYMVAAIKEVRARYPFAPLLRVNGISNKDGGHKRPHKSHQNGRDVDVGFYYPTVDPIREREREKYINVPLNWALVRAVVTKTDIQLILVDKRVQKVLYDYALSVGEDKAWLDSLFSPVGIIRHARRHRDHFHMRFHNPRAQELGRRVQPLLALQPEHNVTTHRVRSGDTLGGIALRYGSTVTLIRKANRMRNTFLRAGQRLSVPLRGPCTHCPVPPPVVLPARNLPPEPKAPLVASAASAEQAPVASNCAKPSAPVHHATTAAAAASGAVTPASALTAPAQPSSTLVDSAPPSAAAMPVQPAPAAMDVNGVAAPPSTGVVPVPVP, encoded by the coding sequence ATGGTTCCTCCTTCGGGCGGCGATGCCGCCCTTGCGTCCGTTCGCTCGCCAGGGCTGACGGCGGCGCCCGAGCAAGCACCTCCGGCACCCGCTGAAGCCCCGGCGCCGACGGCCGCCGTGCCCGTGGTGGCCGTGGAAGGCACGGCCCCCGGCGCGCAGGCTCCGCTGTCCGATGAGAGCTGCGCGCTGTCGGCGGAGGACCTCGAAGGCGACGACGACACCGCGGAGGCAGGTGACGCGGAGGGCGACGTCGGCGAGGGCGAGACGCCCGTCGTGGGCGGTGAGGTCCCCACGGGGCCGCTGTACACGGCGGACATCTCCGACGAGGAGCTGGCGCGGCGGTGGAAGGGCGACGTCGCGGCGCTGGGCTCCATGGCGGTGGGCTTCGCGCACAGCGGCCGGCTGGTGAATGGCGTGCAGTTCCCCAAGGGCGACGACTGGATTGTCGTCTCGCCGGAGATTGCGTGGGGCACGCAGGAGAGCATCGACTACATGGTGGCCGCGATTAAGGAGGTGCGTGCGCGCTACCCCTTCGCGCCGCTCCTGCGCGTCAACGGCATCAGCAACAAGGACGGGGGCCACAAGCGTCCGCACAAGAGCCACCAGAATGGCCGCGACGTGGACGTCGGCTTCTACTACCCGACGGTGGACCCCATCCGGGAGCGCGAGCGCGAGAAGTACATCAACGTGCCGCTCAACTGGGCGCTGGTCCGCGCGGTGGTGACGAAGACGGACATCCAGCTCATCCTCGTCGACAAGCGCGTGCAGAAGGTGCTGTACGACTACGCGCTGTCGGTGGGCGAGGACAAGGCGTGGCTGGATTCGCTGTTCAGCCCCGTGGGCATCATCCGGCACGCGCGCCGCCACCGCGACCATTTCCACATGCGCTTCCACAATCCGCGCGCCCAGGAGCTGGGGCGGCGGGTGCAGCCGCTCCTGGCGCTCCAGCCCGAGCACAACGTGACGACGCACCGCGTGCGCTCGGGAGACACGTTGGGGGGCATCGCGCTGCGCTATGGGTCGACGGTGACGCTGATTCGCAAGGCGAACCGCATGCGCAACACCTTCCTGCGCGCGGGCCAGCGGCTGTCCGTGCCCCTGCGCGGGCCGTGCACCCACTGCCCCGTGCCGCCGCCCGTGGTGCTGCCAGCGCGCAACCTGCCGCCCGAGCCGAAGGCGCCCCTGGTGGCCTCCGCCGCGAGCGCCGAGCAGGCCCCGGTGGCCTCGAACTGCGCGAAGCCCTCGGCGCCGGTGCACCATGCGACCACCGCCGCGGCCGCCGCGTCCGGTGCGGTGACTCCCGCCTCCGCGCTCACGGCGCCTGCCCAGCCGTCGTCGACGCTGGTCGACAGCGCCCCGCCCTCCGCGGCCGCGATGCCTGTCCAACCGGCGCCAGCGGCCATGGATGTGAATGGAGTCGCCGCGCCGCCCTCGACGGGGGTGGTGCCGGTTCCGGTGCCGTAA
- the deoD gene encoding purine-nucleoside phosphorylase, giving the protein MATPHISAAPGDFADVVLMPGDPLRARYISERFLTDARGVTSVRNMFGFTGTYQGRRLSVMGHGMGVPSISIYATELIKVYGSKVLIRVGSCGALRTDVKLRDVIVATGAGTDSKVNRMRLMGHDFPAVADFQLARWAMESAERRGKAVRAGSVFTSDLFYHPQQELNSVLEKMGVLAIEMEVAGLYGVAAEFGARALGLLTVSDHLKTGEALSPQDRQTSFDEMIELALDVALKVPATTP; this is encoded by the coding sequence ATGGCAACCCCTCATATCTCCGCCGCACCCGGCGACTTCGCCGACGTGGTGCTGATGCCCGGTGACCCCCTCCGGGCTCGTTACATCTCCGAGCGCTTCCTGACTGACGCCCGCGGCGTCACGTCCGTGCGCAACATGTTTGGCTTCACCGGCACCTATCAGGGGCGCCGCCTGTCGGTGATGGGACATGGCATGGGCGTGCCGTCCATCTCCATCTACGCCACCGAGCTCATCAAGGTCTACGGCTCGAAGGTGCTCATCCGCGTGGGGAGCTGCGGCGCGCTTCGCACGGACGTGAAGCTGCGGGACGTCATCGTGGCCACGGGTGCGGGGACCGACTCGAAGGTGAACCGGATGCGGCTGATGGGGCACGACTTCCCGGCCGTGGCGGACTTCCAGCTCGCGCGGTGGGCCATGGAGTCGGCCGAGCGTCGCGGCAAGGCCGTGCGCGCCGGCTCCGTCTTCACCTCGGACCTGTTCTACCACCCGCAGCAGGAGCTCAACTCGGTGCTCGAGAAGATGGGTGTCCTCGCCATCGAGATGGAAGTCGCCGGCCTCTACGGCGTGGCGGCGGAGTTCGGTGCCCGGGCGCTGGGCCTGCTCACCGTGTCGGACCACCTCAAGACGGGCGAGGCCCTGTCCCCTCAGGACCGGCAGACCTCGTTCGACGAGATGATTGAGCTGGCGCTCGACGTCGCGCTCAAGGTGCCGGCGACGACGCCCTGA
- a CDS encoding TonB family protein: MLRSRSLPLVVLLSLAVAPLALAAAGPQLQAFFSPELKSTAYQQRVYAQVAGKWKQPGKKGLPAVGGKTVVQAVLGRDGKLLSAVVTTESGSKSWDAAALSAVQKAAPFAPLPKDYPLATLDAHFHVAWVSSP; the protein is encoded by the coding sequence ATGCTCCGCTCCCGCTCGCTGCCCCTGGTCGTCCTGCTCTCGCTGGCCGTGGCCCCCCTGGCGCTGGCCGCCGCGGGGCCCCAGCTCCAGGCCTTCTTCTCACCCGAGCTGAAGAGCACCGCGTACCAGCAGCGCGTCTACGCGCAGGTCGCCGGCAAGTGGAAGCAGCCTGGGAAGAAGGGGCTGCCGGCCGTGGGGGGCAAGACGGTGGTCCAGGCGGTGCTGGGCCGCGACGGCAAGCTCCTCTCGGCGGTGGTGACGACGGAGTCCGGCTCCAAGAGCTGGGACGCGGCGGCGCTGTCCGCCGTGCAGAAGGCCGCGCCCTTCGCGCCGCTGCCCAAGGACTATCCCCTCGCCACGTTGGACGCGCACTTTCACGTCGCGTGGGTGTCTTCTCCCTGA
- a CDS encoding abortive infection system antitoxin AbiGi family protein, whose amino-acid sequence MSDFVVHFTKPGPPFRDAYQNMMNILGTRTLIPGAQGFGLARKEPQVAERHRAVCFSEIPLDQLGRLVHRRSLYGIGFSKSFILSQGGGPVWYVQYASPAHLALKHQVDGALATPDSRGHPLWSMTPFVDIQGDSSNAPYQYRFDWEREWRVPGLLRFTEYDVAVLFLPEELHSTARGFFEWAVREKAGPGYFCPCLDPLWSASQIAQALERHAQDSVRLKAG is encoded by the coding sequence ATGTCTGACTTCGTGGTGCACTTCACGAAGCCCGGACCACCGTTTCGCGACGCCTACCAGAACATGATGAACATCCTGGGGACGCGGACGCTCATTCCCGGCGCCCAGGGCTTTGGCCTCGCGCGCAAGGAGCCCCAGGTCGCGGAGCGCCACCGCGCGGTCTGCTTCAGCGAGATTCCACTCGACCAGCTCGGCAGGCTGGTCCATCGCCGCAGCCTCTACGGCATCGGCTTCAGCAAGAGCTTCATCCTCTCCCAGGGCGGAGGCCCCGTCTGGTACGTCCAATACGCCTCCCCCGCGCACCTCGCGCTCAAGCACCAGGTGGACGGAGCCCTCGCCACCCCTGACTCCCGGGGCCATCCGCTCTGGTCCATGACGCCCTTCGTGGACATCCAGGGGGACTCGAGCAACGCGCCCTATCAGTACCGCTTCGACTGGGAGCGGGAGTGGCGCGTGCCGGGCCTGCTGCGCTTCACCGAGTACGACGTGGCGGTGCTCTTCCTCCCCGAGGAGCTGCACTCCACCGCGCGCGGCTTCTTCGAGTGGGCCGTCCGGGAGAAGGCGGGCCCGGGCTACTTCTGCCCCTGTCTGGACCCGCTGTGGTCGGCCTCCCAGATTGCCCAGGCACTGGAGAGACACGCCCAGGACTCCGTGCGGCTCAAGGCGGGATGA